The sequence GTACTTTGCATCGAACAAATTTAAATGTGTCACGGGTCCCAAATTAACGAAAGCCACGTATTTCATTGAGTTCTCATGATAAATCGTATAACGACCAGGTTTGAAGAATCTAATCGTATTCGTGGCAGATTTATAATACAACTTATCATAAAAATCTAAAAATCTAGAGTCATATGGTAAGAATAAATTAACTAGAAAATGGTCGATTCGACCACCAGTAGCTCCATAAACGTAATATTCTTGGGCATTGTACTTTTCCCTAGCTGCTAATAAACACAACTCAGAATCCGTATCATCCTTTTCAGGGGGAAACTTTTCAAAGACTGGCACATTGTCTTGAAGAAGTTTTTGTTCTTTTTTACTGATAGAATCAAAATCTCCAATTGCAATTTCAGGAATTATTCCATTAGCCATCAAATGCAAACTACCTCGATCTGCTCCAACCCAAGGACCAGGGATACCCTTAATACTTTTACTTAATTCGTCAGGGTACTCGCTAGTAGGACCCCCTAGCAAAATATTTACTCGTTTCATTGTTTTGCTTCCACAGCCAAAGAACGAATATCATCGATTCTCTTTTCTAGACCAGCTTCACCATTGAACAAATATGAACCGGCTACAAAAATATCAGCTCCAGCTCTAGCACATTGACTGATTGTGTCAGCATTGATTCCACCATCGACTTCAATTTCAAAATTGTCATCAGCAGCTGTTTGACGCAATTGATCCAAACGTTGAATCTTCTTAGTCATTCCAGAAATGAATTTTTGTCCACCAAAACCTGGATTAACTGTCATAACAAGGATTTGATCAATAATTGGGAAAAGTTCTTTTACAGTTTCTAGTGGTGTTCCAGGATTAACAACTACCCCGGCACGTGCTCCGTAACTTTTTACCAAATCGATTGAGCGATAAATGTGTTGAGTACTTTCAGCATGGATCAAGACCGTATCAGCCCCTGCATCGATCACTGGCTTAAT comes from Companilactobacillus pabuli and encodes:
- the rpe gene encoding ribulose-phosphate 3-epimerase, which gives rise to MTVKIAPSILSADIMNLERDVRAADKAGADIFHIDMMDGNFVPNMSFSPSVVEGMRRVTDKPLDIHMMMENPDAYIKPVIDAGADTVLIHAESTQHIYRSIDLVKSYGARAGVVVNPGTPLETVKELFPIIDQILVMTVNPGFGGQKFISGMTKKIQRLDQLRQTAADDNFEIEVDGGINADTISQCARAGADIFVAGSYLFNGEAGLEKRIDDIRSLAVEAKQ
- a CDS encoding thiamine diphosphokinase; the protein is MKRVNILLGGPTSEYPDELSKSIKGIPGPWVGADRGSLHLMANGIIPEIAIGDFDSISKKEQKLLQDNVPVFEKFPPEKDDTDSELCLLAAREKYNAQEYYVYGATGGRIDHFLVNLFLPYDSRFLDFYDKLYYKSATNTIRFFKPGRYTIYHENSMKYVAFVNLGPVTHLNLFDAKYKLNDYSVAHPVSWASNEFVKDTIDFSFESGIVAVIQSKDKK